From a single Oreochromis niloticus isolate F11D_XX linkage group LG3, O_niloticus_UMD_NMBU, whole genome shotgun sequence genomic region:
- the psmb6 gene encoding proteasome subunit beta type-6, with the protein MLGFMRGQPLLSTVIHREKMAAAPVMMPYFGQQISSKSDLVPDWTRQEVSTGTTIMAVEYDGGVVIGADSRTTTGAYIANRVTDKLTRIHNKIYCCRSGSAADTQAIAEIVAYQLGFHSIELDEPPLVETAANLFRASCYRYREELTAGILVAGWDKRKGGQVYSVPIGGMLVRQPVSVGGSGSTYIYGFMDANYKPGMNKEQCMELTAAALSLAMERDGSSGGVVRLASISEEGVERRVILGNQLPKFSTH; encoded by the exons GAGAGAAGATGGCGGCAGCACCCGTAATGATGCCGTACTTCGGCCAGCAAATTTCGTCCAAAAGTGACCTGGTCCCGGACTGGACCCGCCAGGAAGTCAGCACCGGG ACCACCATCATGGCCGTGGAGTATGACGGAGGAGTGGTGATCGGGGCCGACTCTCGAACTACCACAGG agCGTACATCGCCAACAGAGTCACAGACAAACTGACTCGCATCCACAACAAGATCTACTGCTGCAG GTCTGGATCAGCTGCTGACACTCAGGCCATCGCTGAGATCGTTGCCTACCAGCTGGGCTTccacag CATCGAGCTGGACGAGCCCCCGTTGGTGGAGACGGCAGCCAATCTGTTCAGAGCGAGCTGCTACCGTTACAGGGAGGAGCTGACAGCTGGGATCCTGGTGGCAGGCTGGGACAAGAGGAAGGGCGGACAG GTGTACAGCGTCCCGATTGGTGGGATGTTGGTGAGGCAGCCGGTGTCGGTCGGCGGCAGCGGCAGCACCTACATCTACGGCTTCATGGACGCCAACTACAAACCCGGGATGAACAAAGAGCAGTGCATGGAGCTCACCGCTGCAG CTCTGTCTCTGGCCATGGAGCGGGATGGCTCCAGTGGGGGCGTGGTCAGGCTGGCCAGCATCTCGGAGGAGGGGGTGGAGCGACGCGTCATCCTGGGAAACCAGCTGCCCAAGTTCTCCACACACTGA